A single Pagrus major chromosome 19, Pma_NU_1.0 DNA region contains:
- the LOC141014825 gene encoding threonine synthase-like 1, with the protein MGLLNAGQLTLRAVRCCLSPFPTSKSWLSTRASLLGHKNLLLMGPPGAGKTTVGRIVAHRLGLPVLDVDDDVLEKTWKMPVAAKLAAVGGERFLEEEGEALCNFSASGCVVSLTGSNPLHTAAMQHVKDSGLVVYLDVDCEDIVRRLARMKVNRIVGQEAGVSMRDILRYRKQFYEKWLDVRVLCGTGDTVEEVAEKVVKAVERYQNHDAETYVSTRSDQVSSSQKTYFSDVVIEGLATDGGLYVPKNGFPNLDAREWLRLADMSYPERALVLLEKCIHPLDVSAVDLRTMIFKAYGSNFSSEAVAPVKHLTNNQYVQELFHGPTASFKDLALQLMPQLFAYCLPQMCNYLILVATSGDTGSAVLSGFSGLSGSDRHRTGVLVFFPEEGVSEIQKLQMKSYREGNARAVSVRSDFDFCQRSIKRMFGESGLSGHLAVEYGTVLSTANSINWARLLPQVVYHSSAYLDLCRDGVIKFGQPIDVCIPTGNFGNAMSAVYAKQMGIPIRKVICASNHNRIITDFITTGEYDLRGRPLMLSHSPAIDILKSSNLERFMYHVSDGDSRLVKELFTRLDAQQHFQVPEHLVGRIQQEVLAGWCSEDDCLAAIQSVHTQTGYVMDTHTAVAKVVADRLQDGSCPVVLCATAHYGKFAPAVFEALCIQNIPEDPVEQMKTLASAASRPETHRDMMKCLEESGRRGHTVCQAEYSELVEEVESMIQDSFLKVM; encoded by the exons ATGGGTTTACTGAATGCAGGACAGCTTACACTCAGAGCTGTCAGATGCTGCCTGAGTCCCTTTCCAACATCCAAATCATGGCTGTCCACCAGAGCCTCCCTGCTGGGGCACAAGAACCTCCTTCTCATGGGTCCTCCTGGAGCAGGGAAGACCACAGTGGGGAGGATAGTGGCCCACAGACTGGGACTTCCTGTCCTTGACGTCGATGACGACGTCTTGGAGAAGACATGGAAGATGCCTGTCGCTGCCAAGCTGGCTGCCGTCGGCGGAGAGCGTTTCCTGGAGGAAGAAGGCGAAGCCTTGTGTAACTTCTCCGCCTCGGGGTGCGTTGTTTCCCTGACAGGCTCCAACCCTCTTCACACTGCAGCCATGCAGCACGTCAAAGACTCCGGACTGGTCGTCTACCTGGACGTGGACTGCGAAGACATCGTACGGCGACTCGCCAGGATGAAGGTGAACAGGATCGTGGGTCAGGAGGCAGGGGTGTCCATGAGGGACATCCTGCGTTACAGGAAACAGTTTTATGAGAAGTGGCTCGATGTGCGGGTGCTGTGTGGAACGGGGGACACGGTGGAGGAAGTGGCAGAGAAGGTGGTGAAAGCTGTGGAGAGATATCAGAACCATGATGCAGAAACCTACGTGTCGACCAGGAGTGACCAGGTATCATCCAGTCAGAAAACATACTTCAGTGATGTGGTCATCGAGGGTCTGGCCACAGATGGAGGCCTCTATGTTCCCAAAAATGGCTTCCCAAACTTAGATGCTCGGGAATGGCTGAGACTAGCTGACATGTCATACCCTGAGCGAGCGTTAGTGTTACTAGAGAAGTGCATACACCCGTTGGACGTCTCTGCTGTGGATCTCAGGACGATGATATTCAAAGCATATGGGTCGAACTTTTCCAGCGAGGCAGTGGCACCTGTCAAACATCTCACCAACAATCAGTACGTTCAGGAGCTTTTTCACGGCCCCACCGCCTCATTCAAAGACCTCGCCCTGCAGCTGATGCCCCAGCTCTTCGCCTACTGCCTCCCCCAGATGTGCAACTACCTCATTCTCGTCGCCACATCTGGAGACACCGGGAGCGCCGTGCTGAGCGGCTTCAGCGGGCTGAGCGGCTCTGACAGACACAGGACCGGCGTGCTGGTGTTTTTCCCAGAGGAAGGCGTGAGCGAGATCCAGAAGCTTCAGATGAAGAGCTACAGGGAGGGCAACGCCAGAGCCGTCAGCGTCCGGTCAGACTTTGACTTCTGTCAGAGAAGCATTAAGAGGATGTTCGGAGAGTCCGGGCTGAGCGGGCACCTCGCTGTGGAGTACGGCACCGTCCTCAGCACCGCCAACTCCATCAACTGGGCACGGCTGCTGCCACAG GTGGTGTACCACTCCTCAGCCTATCTGGATCTGTGCAGGGACGGTGTTATCAAGTTCGGTCAGCCCATCGATGTTTGCATCCCTACTGGTAACTTTGGCAACGCCATGTCGGCTGTGTACGCCAAGCAAATGGGCATCCCGATAAGGAAAGTCATCTGTGCGTCCAACCACAACCGCATCATCACGGACTTCATCACCACCGGCGAGTACGATCTGCGGGGACGGCCTCTGATGCTGTCCCACTCCCCGGCTATAGATATCCTGAAATCCTCCAACCTGGAGAGGTTTATGTACCACGTCTCTGACGGAGACAGCCGTCTTGTCAAGGAGCTGTTCACACGCCTGGACGCGCAGCAGCACTTTCAGGTGCCCGAGCATCTTGTTGGCAGGATTCAGCAGGAGGTGCTGGCTGGCTGGTGCTCTGAGGACGACTGCTTGGCCGCCATCCAGAGCGTTCACACACAGACGGGCTACgtcatggacacacacaccgCCGTGGCCAAAGTGGTGGCTGATAGGCTGCAGGACGGCTCGTGCCCCGTGGTGCTCTGTGCCACCGCTCACTATGGGAAGTTTGCTCCCGCTGTGTTCGAGGCCTTATGCATCCAGAATATTCCAGAGGATCCTGTCGAGCAGATGAAGACGCTCGCATCGGCCGCGTCCAgaccagaaacacacagagacatgatgAAGTGCCTGGAGGAGAGCGGCAGGAGAGGACACACTGTCTGTCAGGCAGAGTACAGCGAgttggtggaggaggtggagagcaTGATACAGGACTCCTTCTTGAAAGTTATGTAG
- the LOC141014136 gene encoding patched domain-containing protein 3-like, with product MGCRRTDCLSRPLSGLFEKLGLLVGSYPLSFFVIPLILTAALGGGFTFLRDREDNDFERQYTPRKGPSKVTRAFVKENFPYNESMFSEERLYEMGHYASLIALSTDNSNILANPAFEDVVRLNDKILNITVNNGTLGFKDLCAKANGECVSNVILEIVGSNETQITYPVYTHRSLSVFLGSVLGGVITDANSVVVSAQTVKLFYYLDNQESTANGAKLWLRAFKKLLSDETDSKHIDVSYYTSKSKQEEIDSHTTDGIPLFLITYACAITFSVISCLRLDSVRNKVWVAVFGVLSAGLAVISSFGLLLYIGLPFAITVANSPFLILGIGLNNMFVMVSDWQHTKVNDPVPKRMAHAYREAILPITITALTDVLKFSIGVTSDFPSVQSFCLYTSTSIIFCYIYTITFFGAFVALNGRREASNRHWLTCTKIPSDKLDHRSKIHNICCVGGGYDKNTGAEKKQPASNFFKDYYGPFLINPWVKGAVIFLYAAYLAASIYGCFHVQQGIELYDLAADNSHVTKYNRKDREYYSDYGPAVMVIVSEEFPYWDKTKRQQLQGCMEDFKRLHFVDIDIYTSWLDSYMSYGEAAHLNLDDKDVFLKNITTFFDVHPYFRQDVNLTGDAIFASRVFIQTIDITDASVEVHMLKDLKAAVSRCRVAPLLVYNQKFVFYDQYGVVVKSTIKNVCVITAVMLVVSLLLIPNPLCSLWVAGSIASVTVGVTGVMALWNITLDSISMIIFTVCIGFTVDFSAHMSYGFASSKKSSPDEKAVEALTHLGYPILQGALSTILGVSVLSTSEFHTFRMFFKIFFLVMVIGMLHGLTFIPVILTLCTRRSDKDENKDKSLKITKL from the exons ATGGGCTGCAGACGCACAGACTGCCTCTCAAGGCCTCTGTCAGGCCTCTTTGAGAAGCTTGGTTTACTCGTAGGCTCCtatcctctgtctttttttgtcattcctCTCATACTCACGGCGGCACTCGGAGGAGGCTTCACGTTCCTCAGAGACAGGGAGGACAACGACTTCGAGCGGCAGTACACACCCAGGAAAGGACCCTCGAAGGTGACGAGAGCGTTCGTCAAGGAGAACTTCCCCTACAATGAGTCGATGTTTTCAGAGGAGAGGTTGTACGAAATGGGCCACTACGCGTCCCTCATCGCCCTATCAACCGACAACTCAAATATTCTAGCGAATCCCGCCTTCGAGGACGTCGTCAGACTCAACGATAAGATCCTGAACATCACCGTGAACAACGGGACTCTGGGATTCAAAGACTTGTGTGCAAAAGCCAACGGCGAATGTGTCTCAAACGTCATCCTGGAAATCGTTGGCTCTAATGAAACTCAGATCACCTACCCTGTGTACACTCACAGATCCCTCTCAGTGTTTCTGGGCTCTGTGTTAGGCGGGGTTATCACAGATGCCAACAGCGTAGTCGTCAGCGCTCAGACTGTAAAACTCTTCTACTACTTAGACAACCAGGAAAGCACAGCTAACGGCGCGAAATTATGGCTGAGAGCATTTAAGAAACTGTTATCAGACGAGACAGACAGCAAACACATTGAC GTGTCTTACTACACCTCCAAATCCAAGCAGGAGGAGATTGACAGTCACACCACAGATGGCATCCCTTTATTCCTCATCACTTATGCCTGCGCCATCACCTTCTCGGTGATATCCTGCCTGAG ACTGGACAGTGTGAGGAACAAGGTGTGGGTGGCTGTCTTCGGCGTCCTCTCCGCCGGCCTGGCTGTCATCTCCTCTTTCGGCTTGCTGCTTTACATCGGACTGCCGTTTGCAATCACAGTCGCAAACTCTCCTTTCCTCATACTCG gaATCGGTCTCAACAACATGTTCGTCATGGTGTCCGACTGGCAGCACACCAAAGTCAACGACCCGGTCCCGAAGCGAATGGCTCACGCCTACAGGGAAGCCATCCTGCCAATCACCATCACCGCCCTGACCGACGTCCTCAAGTTCTCCATCGGCGTCACGTCCGACTTCCCCTCGGTGCAGTCGTTCTGCCTCTACACCAGCACCTCCATCATATTCTGTTACATCTACACCATCACCTTCTTTGGAGCCTTCGTGGCTCTGAACGGGAGGCGGGAAGCCAGCAACAGGCACTGGCTGACCTGCACGAAAATACCATCAGACAAACTCGATCATCGTTCTAAGATACATAACATCTGCTGTGTGGGAGGCGGCTATGATAAGAACACTGGTGCGGAGAAAAAACAGCCAGCGAGTAATTTCTTTAAGGATTACTACGGCCCGTTTTTGATCAATCCCTGGGTCAAGGGAGCCGTAATCTTCCTGTATGCCGCATATTTAGCTGCAAGTATTTATGGATGCTTCCACGTACAACAGGGGATTGAGCTGTATGATCTGGCAGCTGATAACTCCCACGTCACGAAATACAACAGGAAGGATAGGGAGTATTATTCTGATTACGGTCCAGCTGTGATGGTTATTGTAAGTGAGGAATTCCCATATTGGGATAAGACCAAGAGGCAGCAGCTTCAGGGGTGCATGGAGGACTTTAAAAGGCTCCATTTTGTAGATATTGACATCTACACATCCTGGCTGGACTCTTATATGTCATATGGAGAAGCAGCACATTTAAACCTCGATGATAAAGAcgtttttctcaaaaatataACCACATTTTTCGATGTTCACCCTTATTTCAGGCAAGATGTGAACCTGACAGGAGACGCCATCTTTGCATCGCGCGTCTTCATTCAGACTATTGACATTACCGATGCCAGCGTGGAAGTCCACATGCTTAAAGACCTCAAAGCAGCTGTCAGCAGATGCAGAGTAGCGCCTTTATTAGTCTATAACCAGAAGTTCGTCTTCTATGACCAGTACGGCGTCGTCGTAAAGAGCACGATTAAAAACGTCTGCGTGATCACGGCCGTGATGCTCGtcgtctccctcctcctgaTTCCCAACCCGCTCTGCTCGTTATGGGTGGCGGGTTCGATCGCTTCGGTGACCGTGGGAGTAACCGGCGTCATGGCGTTATGGAACATCACGTTGGATTCCATCTCCATGATCATTTTCACCGTCTGCATCGGCTTCACCGTCGATTTCTCCGCTCACATGTCCTACGGCTTCGCCTCGAGTAAGAAATCGAGCCCGGATGAAAAAGCCGTGGAGGCTCTCACCCATTTGGGCTACCCCATCCTTCAGGGGGCCCTGTCCACCATTTTAGGCGTGTCGGTGTTGTCGACGTCTGAGTTTCACACGTTCAGAATGTTTTTTAAGATCTTCTTTCTCGTCATGGTTATCGGGATGCTTCACGGCCTCACTTTCATCCCGGTGATTCTGACGTTGTGCACACGCCGCTCGgataaagatgaaaataaagacaaaagtcTGAAAATCACCAAACTTTGA